Proteins found in one Geomonas subterranea genomic segment:
- a CDS encoding dihydroorotase, with amino-acid sequence MNLLIKGGRVIDPSQGIDETMDVLIADGVVLELGQGIVAPEGTQTIDASGLLVTPGLIDMHVHLRDPGLEYKEDIATGSRAAAAGGFTSVACMPNTSPVIDNKAVACYVVNKAQSEALVNVFPIGSITKGSKGDSLAEMGDLKEAGCVAVSDDGKPVCNSELMRRALEYAKGIGITVISHSEDLALVGEGVMNEGFVSTELGLKGIPWAAEDIAVAREVYLAEFAAAPVHIAHISTAGSARIIRNAKARGVKVTCETAPHYFTLTDDAVRGYNTNAKMNPPLRGESDVAAMKAALADGTIDAIATDHAPHHPDEKDVEFNAALNGIVGLETSLPLSLKLVEDGVLDLKGLVSVMSCNPAKILGLDRGTLRVGAVGDVTVIDPAKEWQVEAAKLESKSKNSPFLGWKMKGKAVYTVVKGQVVYQA; translated from the coding sequence ATGAATCTTCTGATAAAAGGTGGGCGCGTGATCGATCCTTCGCAGGGGATCGACGAAACCATGGATGTGCTGATTGCCGACGGAGTGGTTCTTGAGCTGGGGCAGGGGATCGTGGCACCGGAGGGTACCCAGACCATCGACGCCTCCGGGCTCCTGGTCACCCCGGGCCTGATCGACATGCACGTGCACCTGCGCGATCCGGGCCTCGAGTACAAAGAGGACATCGCCACCGGCAGCCGCGCCGCTGCGGCAGGCGGCTTCACCTCGGTCGCCTGCATGCCCAATACTTCGCCGGTGATCGACAACAAGGCGGTTGCCTGCTACGTCGTCAACAAGGCCCAGAGCGAGGCACTGGTCAACGTGTTCCCGATCGGCTCCATCACCAAGGGGAGCAAGGGGGACAGCCTGGCCGAGATGGGCGACCTCAAAGAGGCCGGCTGCGTTGCGGTCTCCGACGACGGCAAGCCCGTGTGCAACTCCGAACTGATGCGCCGCGCCCTCGAGTACGCCAAGGGGATCGGCATCACCGTGATCTCGCACTCCGAGGATCTCGCCCTGGTGGGCGAGGGGGTGATGAACGAAGGGTTCGTCTCCACCGAGCTCGGGCTCAAGGGGATCCCCTGGGCTGCCGAAGATATCGCGGTAGCCCGCGAGGTCTACCTCGCCGAGTTCGCTGCGGCCCCTGTGCATATCGCCCACATCTCCACCGCCGGTTCCGCGCGCATCATCCGCAACGCGAAAGCCCGCGGCGTGAAAGTGACCTGCGAGACCGCACCGCACTACTTCACCCTGACCGACGACGCGGTGCGCGGCTACAACACCAACGCCAAGATGAACCCTCCCTTGAGAGGCGAGTCCGACGTGGCGGCCATGAAGGCAGCCCTCGCCGACGGCACCATCGACGCCATCGCCACCGACCATGCTCCGCACCACCCGGACGAGAAAGACGTCGAGTTCAACGCGGCGCTGAACGGCATCGTCGGCCTGGAAACTTCCCTGCCGCTCTCGCTGAAGCTGGTCGAGGACGGGGTGCTGGATCTTAAAGGGCTGGTTTCGGTGATGTCCTGCAACCCAGCGAAAATACTAGGACTCGATCGCGGCACCTTGAGGGTCGGCGCGGTCGGCGACGTCACCGTCATCGACCCGGCCAAGGAGTGGCAGGTCGAAGCGGCCAAGCTGGAGTCGAAGTCGAAGAACTCGCCGTTCCTGGGGTGGAAGATGAAAGGGAAGGCGGTGTACACGGTGGTCAAGGGACAGGTGGTGTACCAGGCATAG
- the carA gene encoding glutamine-hydrolyzing carbamoyl-phosphate synthase small subunit — translation MKAVLALADGRIFKGKAFGATGETSGEVVFNTAMSGYQEVLTDPSYKGQMVTMTYTQIGNTGINPEDIESNQLYLSGFIVREYLDCYSNYRATMSLDAYLKENGVVGIQGIDTRALTRHLRDKGAQNGIISTIDFDPESLVKKARAIPSMSGLDLATGVTCSAPYHWTQGLWDLQTGYPEVDKRDLKYKVVAYDFGIKLNILRCLVSAGCDVTVVPATFPAESALAMNPDGIFLSNGPGDPEPMKEVIENIKKFVGKKPIFGICLGHQLLGLALGGRTIKLKFGNHGSNLPVMDMSTRKVEITAQNHGFSVDILSLSNVAGLAHENLNDQTVEGMAHKTLPIFSVQHHPEASPGPHDSHYLFDRFVEMMEKHK, via the coding sequence ATGAAAGCAGTGCTGGCTCTGGCGGACGGCCGGATTTTTAAAGGGAAGGCCTTCGGCGCAACGGGCGAAACCAGCGGCGAGGTGGTGTTCAACACCGCCATGTCGGGCTACCAGGAAGTGCTCACCGACCCCTCCTACAAGGGGCAGATGGTCACCATGACCTATACCCAGATCGGGAACACCGGGATTAACCCGGAGGATATCGAGAGCAACCAGCTCTACCTCTCCGGCTTCATCGTGCGCGAGTATCTCGACTGCTACTCCAACTACCGCGCCACCATGAGCCTGGACGCCTACCTGAAGGAGAACGGCGTCGTGGGGATCCAGGGGATCGACACCCGCGCCCTGACTAGGCACCTGCGCGACAAGGGGGCCCAGAACGGCATCATCTCCACCATCGACTTCGATCCGGAGAGCCTGGTGAAAAAGGCCCGCGCCATCCCGTCCATGAGCGGCCTTGACCTCGCCACCGGCGTCACCTGCTCCGCCCCCTACCACTGGACCCAGGGGCTGTGGGACCTGCAGACCGGCTACCCGGAAGTCGACAAGCGGGACCTGAAGTACAAGGTCGTCGCCTACGACTTCGGCATCAAGCTGAACATCCTGCGTTGCCTGGTCTCCGCCGGCTGCGACGTGACCGTGGTCCCGGCCACTTTCCCGGCCGAGTCCGCACTGGCCATGAACCCGGACGGCATCTTCCTCTCCAACGGCCCGGGCGACCCGGAGCCGATGAAGGAAGTGATCGAAAACATCAAGAAGTTCGTGGGCAAAAAGCCGATCTTCGGCATCTGCCTCGGTCACCAGCTCCTGGGACTCGCCCTGGGCGGCCGCACCATCAAGCTGAAGTTCGGCAACCACGGCTCCAACCTCCCGGTCATGGACATGTCCACCAGGAAGGTCGAGATCACCGCCCAGAACCACGGCTTCTCGGTCGATATCCTGTCGCTCTCCAACGTGGCCGGTCTCGCCCACGAGAACCTGAACGACCAGACTGTCGAGGGTATGGCGCACAAGACGCTCCCCATCTTCTCGGTGCAGCACCACCCCGAGGCGTCCCCCGGGCCGCATGACTCGCACTACCTGTTTGACAGGTTCGTGGAGATGATGGAGAAGCATAAATAA
- a CDS encoding radical SAM protein, whose protein sequence is MAYARLAACDLCPHTCGVNRLKGETGLCESGKEVRIASANVHRGEEPPISGTKGSGTIFLSGCTLNCKFCQNFPISQLRNGTDLTVGQLADKMVGLQKKGVHNINFVTPTHFTPQILAALYLAIRKGFRIPIVWNTSGYESLETLALLDGVVDIYLPDMKYCCNEVALKLSGAKGYTEVNRLALPEMLRQVGHLECDDNGIAVRGLIVRHLVLPEGQAGSPETLAWIAENLGTETHIALMSQYFPAHAAAQTPGIERRITSAEYAEAVEALEELELENGWVQEEPLGE, encoded by the coding sequence ATGGCTTACGCCCGCCTCGCCGCCTGCGACCTCTGCCCCCATACCTGCGGTGTGAACCGCTTGAAAGGGGAGACGGGGCTGTGCGAAAGCGGCAAAGAGGTGCGTATCGCCTCCGCCAACGTGCACCGCGGCGAGGAGCCGCCCATCTCCGGCACGAAGGGCTCCGGCACCATCTTCCTGTCGGGATGCACCCTGAACTGCAAGTTCTGCCAGAACTTCCCGATCAGCCAGCTCAGAAACGGCACCGATCTTACTGTGGGGCAGTTGGCCGATAAGATGGTGGGGCTGCAGAAGAAGGGCGTGCACAACATAAATTTCGTCACGCCGACCCACTTCACGCCGCAGATCCTGGCCGCGCTTTACCTCGCCATCCGCAAGGGGTTCCGCATCCCCATCGTGTGGAACACGAGCGGTTACGAGAGCCTGGAGACCCTGGCCCTGCTGGACGGCGTGGTGGACATCTACCTGCCGGACATGAAGTACTGCTGCAACGAAGTGGCGCTAAAGCTATCCGGAGCCAAGGGTTACACCGAGGTGAACCGTCTCGCCCTTCCCGAGATGCTGAGGCAGGTGGGGCACCTGGAATGCGATGATAACGGCATCGCGGTGCGCGGCCTGATCGTGCGGCACCTGGTCCTGCCGGAAGGGCAGGCGGGGAGCCCGGAGACCCTGGCCTGGATCGCGGAGAACCTCGGGACGGAAACGCACATCGCTTTGATGAGTCAATATTTCCCGGCCCACGCCGCGGCGCAGACTCCGGGGATTGAAAGAAGGATCACCAGCGCGGAGTACGCCGAGGCGGTCGAGGCGCTGGAAGAGTTGGAGCTGGAAAACGGCTGGGTACAGGAAGAACCTTTGGGCGAATGA
- the carB gene encoding carbamoyl-phosphate synthase large subunit — MPKRTDIKKILIIGAGPIVIGQACEFDYSGTQACKALKEEGYQVVLLNSNPATIMTDPDFADATYIEPVTPEVLARIIEKERPDAVLPTLGGQTALNTAVAVAENGTLEKFGVELIGAKLPAIKKAEDRTLFKEAMVRIDLDIPRSGLAHNYQESMEVIKHVGFPAIIRPSFTLGGTGGGIAYNMEEYERMSMAGIEASPTDEILVEESLIGWKEYELEVMRDTADNVVIICSIENFDAMGVHTGDSITVAPAQTLTDKEYQILRDASLKIIREIGVDTGGSNIQFGINPKNGRLIVIEMNPRVSRSSALASKATGFPIAKIAAKLAVGYTLDEITNDITKETPACFEPTIDYVVTKIPRFTFEKFPAADATLTTQMKSVGEVMSIGRTFKESFQKALRSLEIGSCGFESRFFGVGGDTRRALTEKERNLLLDKLRTPNCDRLWYVGDAFRCGMTVDEIYALTAIDPWFLHNIRQIIEMEECLKEADLKAGGEVLRDTLWEAKRYGFSDKYLAQLWKITEGEVRALRLSVGVKPVFKRVDTCAAEFVAHTPYLYSTYEEECEAEPTDRKKIIILGGGPNRIGQGIEFDYCCVHGVFALSDDGYETIMVNCNPETVSTDYDTSDRLYFEPLTLEDVLNIVDVEKPTGVIVQFGGQTPLKLAVALEKAGVPIIGTSPDAIDRAEDRERFQEMLQKLNLRQPENGTARSFEEAEAVADRIGYPVVVRPSYVLGGRAMEIVYDVDNLRRYMHTAVQASPEHPILIDKFLDEAIEIDVDALCDGSIAVIGGIMEHIEEAGIHSGDSACSLPPYSISQEIVEEIRRQTKVMALELNVKGLMNVQYAVKDNDIYIIEVNPRASRTSPFVSKATGRPLAKIAARVMAGKTLTELGVTEEIIPEHISVKESVFPFAKFPGVDTILGPEMKSTGEVMGIGDTFAKAYAKAQMGANVKLPTTGKVFISVKDLDKKHIVSVAKRLYDQGFELVATRGTASYLQEKGVPVQVINKVLEGRPHIVDAIKNNEICMVINTTHGAQAVADSYSIRRNTLINNVAYYTTASGARAAVDGIIATAQSKLEVKSIQEYLK; from the coding sequence ATGCCTAAACGCACAGACATCAAGAAGATACTCATCATCGGCGCGGGCCCGATCGTCATTGGCCAAGCGTGCGAGTTCGACTACTCCGGCACCCAGGCCTGCAAGGCTCTCAAGGAGGAGGGGTACCAGGTAGTCCTCCTGAACTCCAACCCGGCGACGATCATGACCGACCCGGACTTCGCCGACGCCACCTACATCGAGCCGGTGACCCCGGAGGTCCTAGCCAGGATCATCGAGAAGGAGCGCCCGGACGCGGTGCTCCCGACCCTGGGCGGCCAGACCGCGCTCAACACCGCGGTCGCGGTGGCCGAGAACGGCACCCTGGAGAAGTTCGGGGTGGAACTCATCGGCGCGAAGCTCCCGGCCATCAAGAAGGCCGAGGACCGCACCCTGTTCAAGGAGGCGATGGTGAGGATCGACCTCGACATCCCGAGGTCGGGTCTGGCGCACAACTACCAGGAGTCGATGGAGGTGATCAAGCACGTCGGCTTCCCTGCCATCATCCGCCCCTCCTTCACCCTGGGCGGCACCGGCGGCGGCATCGCCTACAACATGGAAGAGTACGAGCGCATGTCCATGGCGGGCATCGAGGCCTCCCCGACCGACGAGATCCTGGTCGAGGAGTCCCTGATCGGCTGGAAGGAGTACGAGCTCGAGGTCATGCGCGACACGGCCGACAACGTCGTGATCATCTGCTCCATCGAGAACTTCGACGCCATGGGCGTGCACACCGGCGACTCCATCACGGTGGCTCCGGCGCAGACGCTCACCGACAAGGAATACCAGATCCTGCGCGACGCCTCGCTCAAGATCATCCGCGAGATCGGCGTCGACACTGGCGGGTCCAACATCCAGTTCGGCATCAACCCGAAAAACGGCCGCCTCATCGTCATCGAGATGAACCCGCGCGTATCCCGCTCCTCGGCGCTCGCCTCCAAGGCGACCGGCTTCCCGATCGCTAAGATCGCCGCTAAGCTCGCCGTCGGCTACACCCTGGACGAGATCACCAACGACATCACCAAGGAGACCCCGGCCTGCTTCGAGCCGACCATCGACTACGTGGTGACCAAGATCCCGCGCTTCACCTTCGAGAAGTTCCCGGCGGCGGACGCGACCCTCACCACCCAGATGAAGTCGGTGGGCGAGGTCATGTCCATCGGCCGCACCTTCAAGGAGAGCTTCCAGAAGGCGCTCCGCTCCCTGGAGATCGGTTCCTGCGGCTTCGAGTCCCGCTTCTTCGGCGTGGGCGGCGACACCCGCCGGGCCCTCACCGAGAAGGAACGCAACCTCCTGCTGGACAAGCTCAGGACCCCCAACTGCGACCGCCTCTGGTACGTGGGCGACGCCTTCCGCTGCGGCATGACCGTGGACGAGATCTACGCCCTCACCGCCATCGATCCCTGGTTCCTGCACAACATCCGCCAGATCATCGAGATGGAGGAGTGCCTTAAAGAGGCCGACCTCAAGGCGGGCGGCGAGGTGTTGCGCGATACCCTCTGGGAGGCCAAGCGCTACGGCTTCTCGGACAAGTACCTGGCACAGCTCTGGAAGATCACCGAAGGTGAGGTGCGCGCGCTGCGTCTTTCCGTCGGCGTGAAGCCGGTGTTCAAGCGGGTCGACACCTGCGCCGCCGAGTTCGTGGCCCACACCCCGTACCTCTACTCGACCTACGAGGAGGAGTGCGAGGCGGAGCCGACCGACCGCAAGAAGATCATCATCCTGGGCGGCGGACCCAACCGCATCGGCCAGGGTATAGAGTTCGACTACTGCTGCGTGCACGGCGTCTTCGCCCTCTCCGATGACGGCTACGAGACCATCATGGTCAACTGCAACCCGGAGACCGTCTCCACCGACTACGACACCTCGGATCGTCTCTACTTCGAGCCGCTCACCCTCGAGGACGTGCTCAACATCGTGGACGTCGAGAAGCCGACCGGCGTCATCGTGCAGTTCGGCGGCCAGACCCCGCTCAAACTCGCCGTCGCCCTGGAGAAGGCGGGCGTTCCCATCATCGGCACCTCGCCGGACGCCATCGACCGCGCCGAGGACCGCGAGCGTTTCCAGGAGATGCTGCAGAAGCTGAACCTGCGCCAGCCCGAGAACGGCACCGCCCGCTCCTTCGAGGAGGCCGAGGCCGTCGCCGACCGCATCGGCTACCCCGTGGTGGTCCGCCCCTCGTACGTTCTGGGCGGCCGCGCCATGGAGATCGTGTACGACGTGGACAACCTGCGCCGTTACATGCACACCGCGGTGCAGGCTTCCCCGGAGCACCCGATCCTGATCGACAAGTTCCTGGACGAGGCCATCGAGATCGACGTGGACGCGCTGTGCGACGGCAGCATCGCCGTCATCGGCGGCATCATGGAGCACATCGAGGAGGCGGGCATCCACTCCGGCGACTCGGCCTGCTCCCTGCCGCCGTACTCCATCTCCCAGGAGATCGTGGAGGAGATCAGGCGCCAGACCAAGGTGATGGCGCTGGAGCTGAACGTTAAGGGGCTGATGAACGTTCAGTACGCCGTCAAGGACAACGACATCTACATCATCGAGGTGAACCCGCGCGCCTCGCGTACCTCGCCCTTCGTATCCAAGGCGACCGGCAGGCCGCTGGCGAAGATCGCGGCGCGCGTCATGGCCGGCAAGACCCTGACCGAGCTGGGGGTCACCGAGGAGATCATTCCCGAGCACATCTCGGTTAAGGAATCCGTCTTCCCCTTCGCCAAGTTCCCCGGTGTCGACACCATCCTCGGACCGGAGATGAAGTCGACCGGAGAGGTCATGGGCATCGGCGATACCTTCGCCAAGGCCTACGCGAAGGCCCAGATGGGTGCCAACGTGAAGCTGCCGACAACCGGTAAAGTCTTCATATCTGTGAAAGATTTGGACAAAAAACATATTGTCAGCGTGGCAAAAAGACTGTATGATCAGGGCTTCGAATTGGTCGCCACGCGCGGTACGGCGAGCTACCTGCAGGAAAAGGGAGTCCCCGTCCAGGTGATCAACAAGGTTCTCGAAGGGCGCCCCCACATCGTGGATGCGATCAAGAACAACGAGATCTGCATGGTGATCAACACCACACACGGTGCCCAGGCCGTGGCGGACTCCTACTCGATCCGCAGGAACACCCTGATCAACAACGTCGCCTACTACACGACGGCATCGGGGGCACGGGCCGCGGTCGATGGCATCATCGCCACGGCGCAGTCCAAGCTGGAAGTGAAGTCCATCCAGGAATATCTGAAGTAA
- the greA gene encoding transcription elongation factor GreA: MSQTVPLTKESYEALQEDLKRLIKEERPKVIQDIAEARAHGDLSENAEYDAAKNRQGFIEGRILELQDKLARAYVVDLSNLKPDKVVFGATVTVYDTATEEEITYKIVGEDEADIKLGKISCTSPVGKALIGHKLDDTVRVSVPSGMKEYEIIEIRYE, translated from the coding sequence ATGTCTCAGACAGTTCCATTGACCAAGGAGAGTTACGAGGCCCTTCAGGAGGACCTCAAACGCCTGATTAAGGAAGAGCGCCCCAAGGTAATCCAGGATATCGCAGAGGCCAGGGCACACGGCGATCTCTCTGAAAATGCGGAGTACGATGCGGCCAAGAACCGTCAGGGTTTCATCGAAGGGCGCATACTGGAGCTGCAGGACAAACTGGCGCGGGCCTACGTGGTCGACCTGTCCAACCTGAAGCCGGACAAGGTGGTTTTCGGCGCCACGGTTACCGTGTACGACACCGCGACCGAGGAAGAGATCACCTACAAGATCGTCGGTGAGGACGAGGCCGACATCAAGCTGGGCAAGATCTCCTGCACCTCGCCGGTGGGCAAGGCGCTGATCGGGCACAAGCTGGATGACACCGTCCGCGTCAGCGTTCCCTCCGGGATGAAGGAATACGAGATCATCGAGATCCGCTACGAGTAG
- a CDS encoding DUF1858 domain-containing protein: MAQVTKDMTFAAVMRMHPDVVKVLAKYNLGCIGCMGAQNESLEQGCAAHGINVDDIVADLNKIFA, encoded by the coding sequence ATGGCTCAGGTAACCAAGGACATGACTTTTGCCGCAGTGATGAGGATGCACCCGGACGTCGTCAAGGTGCTCGCTAAATACAACCTCGGCTGCATCGGCTGCATGGGTGCTCAGAACGAGTCCCTGGAGCAGGGGTGCGCCGCCCACGGCATCAACGTGGACGACATCGTCGCTGACCTCAACAAGATCTTCGCCTAA
- the recG gene encoding ATP-dependent DNA helicase RecG, translated as MPIITLAPDGSLRLPEQLRDALKLAPGDQVSVEIVEGTLRVTRHVPAKPVKSVKSATAATVSVPEELKTPMTAIKGVGPKLADLLAKKGIATVEDALYILPNRYEDRRQLKRIVELRPGNSEAFFATVVSAEAQVTKGGRRYFEAIVRDETGSLPLKWFNFHPNFLKKQFTPGRRGIFIGDVSQFGFQREMHHPEVEWAGEGEDVEQVMARDPENFGRIIPVYPLTEGVSQKIMRRIMRDAVPRYSRYVKEALPEDLLRRHRLLSLPVALREAHQPDPSTSLADLNSGRSAAHRSLAFDELFFLQLGLAMKKRGIALEDGISFQVSHRYTKELLKLLPFSLTGAQKRVLSEIKEDMIAPHPMHRLVQGDVGCGKTLVALMAALICVENDYQVAIMAPTELLAEQHYLNIHGYCEKLGIPVALLTASIKGKGDTLEKIASGATRIVVGTHAMIQDKVEFHRLGLGIIDEQHRFGVVQRALLKKKGANPDILVMTATPIPRTLSMTVFGDLSLSVIDELPPGRTPIETRMVRESRRREVYSLVREEVGKGRQAYVIYPLVEESEKIDLKAAVQMAEHLAQDVFPDLRVAVLHGRMSAAEKEAVMKGFKAGETDILVSTTVIEVGIDVPNATVMVIEHAERFGLSQLHQLRGRVGRGSQRSRCILLAGDRLSEDGQKRLEVMVKSSDGFVIAEADLQIRGPGDFLGTRQAGLPELRVADILRDGGVLEQARKEAFALVEKDPELDQPGHERLRGELMLRWGGRLELASIG; from the coding sequence ATGCCGATCATAACGCTCGCGCCAGACGGGTCGCTCAGACTTCCGGAACAGCTCAGGGATGCCCTGAAGCTCGCTCCCGGCGATCAGGTCAGCGTGGAGATCGTCGAAGGCACTCTCCGCGTCACCAGGCACGTCCCTGCTAAACCCGTCAAATCCGTCAAGTCTGCAACAGCCGCCACCGTTTCCGTCCCCGAAGAACTGAAGACCCCGATGACCGCCATCAAGGGGGTGGGGCCCAAGCTCGCCGATCTTCTGGCGAAAAAGGGGATCGCCACGGTCGAGGATGCCCTCTACATCCTCCCCAACCGCTACGAGGACCGGCGCCAGTTGAAGCGGATCGTGGAACTGCGCCCCGGCAATTCCGAGGCCTTCTTCGCCACCGTGGTCTCCGCCGAGGCGCAGGTCACCAAGGGGGGGAGACGCTACTTCGAGGCTATCGTCCGTGACGAGACCGGCAGTCTGCCGCTCAAGTGGTTCAACTTCCATCCCAACTTCTTGAAGAAGCAGTTCACCCCGGGCAGGCGCGGTATCTTCATCGGCGACGTTTCCCAGTTCGGCTTCCAGCGCGAGATGCACCACCCCGAGGTGGAGTGGGCCGGTGAGGGGGAGGATGTCGAGCAGGTCATGGCGCGCGACCCGGAGAACTTCGGCCGGATCATTCCCGTTTATCCGCTTACCGAAGGGGTGAGCCAGAAGATCATGCGCCGCATCATGCGCGACGCCGTGCCCCGTTACAGCCGCTACGTGAAGGAGGCGCTCCCGGAGGATCTTTTACGCCGGCACCGCCTCCTGAGCCTCCCGGTGGCGCTCAGGGAAGCGCACCAGCCCGATCCTTCCACTTCCCTTGCCGATCTTAACAGCGGGCGCTCCGCGGCGCACCGCTCGCTCGCCTTCGACGAGCTGTTCTTCCTGCAGCTTGGGCTCGCCATGAAGAAGCGCGGCATCGCGCTCGAGGACGGCATCAGCTTCCAGGTGAGCCACCGCTACACCAAGGAACTTCTCAAGCTGCTCCCTTTCAGCCTGACCGGCGCGCAGAAGCGCGTGCTCTCCGAGATCAAGGAGGACATGATCGCGCCGCACCCGATGCACCGCCTGGTGCAGGGGGATGTCGGCTGCGGCAAGACGCTTGTCGCCCTCATGGCCGCCCTCATCTGCGTGGAGAACGACTACCAGGTCGCCATCATGGCGCCGACGGAGCTTTTGGCCGAGCAGCATTACCTCAACATCCATGGCTACTGCGAAAAGCTCGGCATCCCGGTCGCGCTTTTGACCGCCAGCATCAAGGGGAAGGGCGACACCCTGGAGAAAATAGCGTCCGGAGCGACCCGCATCGTGGTGGGTACTCACGCCATGATCCAGGACAAGGTCGAGTTCCACCGGCTGGGGCTGGGTATCATCGACGAGCAGCACCGCTTCGGCGTGGTGCAGCGCGCCCTCTTGAAGAAGAAGGGAGCGAATCCGGACATCCTGGTCATGACCGCGACTCCGATCCCGCGCACCCTTTCCATGACCGTTTTCGGCGACCTCTCCCTCTCCGTAATCGACGAGTTGCCGCCGGGACGGACGCCCATCGAGACGCGCATGGTGCGCGAGTCGCGCCGCCGCGAGGTCTACTCCCTGGTGCGCGAGGAGGTCGGGAAGGGGAGGCAGGCCTACGTGATCTACCCCCTCGTCGAGGAGTCCGAGAAGATAGACCTGAAGGCCGCCGTGCAGATGGCCGAGCACCTCGCCCAGGACGTCTTCCCGGACCTGCGTGTCGCCGTGCTGCACGGCAGGATGAGCGCCGCGGAGAAAGAAGCGGTGATGAAGGGATTCAAGGCGGGTGAGACCGATATCCTGGTGTCCACCACGGTCATCGAGGTCGGCATCGACGTCCCTAACGCCACGGTGATGGTGATCGAGCACGCGGAGCGCTTCGGGCTCTCGCAGTTGCACCAGTTGCGCGGCAGGGTAGGGCGCGGCAGCCAGCGCTCGCGCTGCATCCTGCTCGCGGGTGACAGGCTTTCCGAGGATGGCCAGAAGCGGCTGGAAGTGATGGTGAAGAGCTCGGACGGCTTCGTCATTGCCGAGGCGGACCTGCAGATCCGCGGGCCGGGCGACTTCCTGGGGACCAGGCAAGCGGGGCTTCCCGAGTTGCGCGTAGCAGACATCCTGCGCGACGGCGGCGTCCTGGAGCAGGCGCGCAAAGAGGCCTTTGCCCTGGTCGAAAAGGATCCCGAACTGGACCAGCCGGGACATGAACGGCTGCGTGGAGAGCTGATGCTGCGTTGGGGCGGAAGGCTTGAGCTCGCTTCGATCGGGTAA
- a CDS encoding ABC transporter ATP-binding protein, producing the protein MNRTGRDMVTLDDVSFSGRSADGGIVTLLDAVSFSAKVAEITAIIGPSGGGKSTLIRLINRLTEPSQGRISVGGTDISTMDPLELRRLVALVPQKPFMFEGTVLDNLQIPFRYRHETPPAAQSPEVAEVLALARLDRELLERDARSLSLGQQQRVGVARALITKPRVLLLDEPTSALDRRTSDALAATLREICHGKNLTMIMVTHDLRLTEKVADYCFYLEAGRILEQGRAAELLAHPASIELKRFLSEPADQEG; encoded by the coding sequence TTGAATAGAACCGGTAGGGACATGGTCACCCTCGACGACGTTTCGTTCTCGGGGCGCAGTGCTGATGGAGGCATCGTCACGTTGCTCGACGCTGTTTCCTTTTCTGCGAAGGTCGCAGAAATAACGGCCATCATCGGCCCATCGGGCGGGGGGAAGAGCACGTTGATCCGCCTGATCAACCGGCTCACGGAGCCGAGCCAAGGGCGGATATCGGTCGGGGGAACAGACATCTCCACCATGGACCCGCTCGAGTTGCGCCGCCTGGTGGCGCTGGTGCCGCAGAAGCCGTTCATGTTCGAAGGGACGGTGCTCGACAACCTGCAGATCCCATTTCGTTACCGGCACGAGACTCCGCCTGCTGCACAAAGCCCCGAAGTCGCGGAGGTGTTGGCGCTGGCGCGGCTGGACCGGGAACTGCTGGAACGCGACGCGCGTTCCCTGTCGCTCGGACAGCAGCAGCGGGTGGGAGTGGCCCGGGCTCTCATCACCAAGCCCCGGGTGCTCCTTTTGGACGAGCCGACCAGTGCGCTGGACCGCAGGACTTCGGACGCGCTCGCCGCCACCCTGCGCGAGATCTGCCACGGCAAAAACCTCACCATGATCATGGTGACTCACGATCTGCGCCTGACGGAAAAGGTGGCTGACTACTGTTTCTACCTCGAGGCGGGAAGGATACTGGAACAGGGGAGGGCTGCCGAATTGCTGGCGCACCCGGCGAGCATTGAGCTTAAGAGGTTCCTGTCGGAGCCTGCGGACCAGGAGGGGTAG